Proteins found in one Drosophila busckii strain San Diego stock center, stock number 13000-0081.31 chromosome 2R, ASM1175060v1, whole genome shotgun sequence genomic segment:
- the LOC108597510 gene encoding dynamin-like 120 kDa protein, mitochondrial isoform X6 produces the protein MLRIYQNTYRRTARKAVVYSTKVACCNHSTLCNITGQAHSKRHGAGAHWQQHNNQRHEEFLLGGNQARGWTIPPHSRGYGMLVVRILRGALKLRYIVLGGAIGGGVSLSKKYEDWKDGLPDLKWLEDALPQGERWSQFSKNLIEVGGLVKNAIDIAKEDIKAKTTVAALGISADESHKLQNQVETLQTEIMNVQIKYQKELEKMEKENRELRSQYLILKTNKKTTLKRIKKSLIDMYSEVLDELSGYDTGYTMADHLPRVVVVGDQSSGKTSVLESIAKARIFPRGSGEMMTRAPVKVTLAEGPYHVAQFRDTDREYDLTKESDLADLRREVEFRMRASVRGGKTVSNEVISMTVKGPGLQRMVLVDLPGIISTMTVDMASDTKDSIHQMTKHYMSNPNAIILCIQDGSVDAERSNVTDLVMQCDPLGRRTIFVLTKVDLAEELADPDRIRKILSGKLFPMKALGYYAVVTGRGRKDDSIESIRQYEEDFFKNSKLFHRRGVIMPHQVTSRNLSLAVSDRFWKMVRETIEQQADAFKATRFNLETEWKNNFPRLRESGRDELFDKAKGEILDEVVTLSQISAKKWDDALTAKLWEKLSNYVFENIYLPAAQSGSQNSFNTMVDIKLRQWAEQALPAKSVEAGWEALQQEFKSLMERAKKSHDHDGLFDQLKAAVVDDAIRRHSWEDKAIDMLRVIQLNTLEDRFVHDKGEWDLAVKFLENSVTAKLQQTDETLGQMFGPGPWARFAHWQYLTPDQQKRRSVKNELDKILKTDVKHLPTLSYDELTTVRKNLQRDNVDVDTDYIRQTWFPVYRKHFLQQSLQRARDCRKAYYLYTQQGTECEVSCSDVVLFWRIQQVIKVTGNALRQQVINREARRLDKEIKAVLDEFGDDEEKKAHLLTGKRVLLAEELIKVRMIQEKLEEFINSLNQEK, from the exons ATGCTGCGCATCTATCAAAACACATACCG GCGAACGGCTAGAAAAGCTGTTGTTTACTCCACAAAAGTTGCCTGCTGCAATCATTCCACGCTATGCAACATCACCGGCCAAGCACATTCAAAGCGCCATGGCGCAGGAGCACATTGGCAACAACATAACAATCAACGTCACGAAGAGTTTCTACTGGGTGGCAACCAGGCGAGAGGCTGGACAATACCGCCGCACTCGCGTGGTTACGGCATGCTAGTTGTGCGTATTCTAAGAGGGGCCTTGAAACTGCGTTACATTGTGCTGGGCGGTGCCATTGGTGGTGGTGTCTCATTGAGCAAA AAATATGAGGATTGGAAGGATGGTTTGCCGGATCTTAAGTGGCTAGAGGATGCATTGCCGCAGGGTGAAAGGTGGAGTCAGTTTTCAAAGAATCTCATTGAGGTGGGCGGCCTGGTGAAGAATGCAATTGACATAG CCAAGGAAGATATCAAGGCGAAGACAACTGTGGCAGCGCTGGGAATCTCTGCAGACGAAAGCC ATAAGCTGCAGAACCAAGTGGAAACGCTGCAGACTGAAATCATGAATGTGCAAATCAAATACCAAAAAGAACTTGAAAAAATGGAGAAGGAAAATCGTGAGCTACGTTCGCAATATCTTATATTGAAGACCAATAAGAAGACGACGCTGAAGCGCATTAAGAAATCCTTAATTGATATGTACTCGGAAGTGCTGGATGAGCTATCTGGCTATGATACGGGCTACACCATGGCTGATCATTTAccgcgtgttgttgttgtgggcgaTCAGAGCAGCGGCAAGACCTCGGTGCTGGAATCCATAGCTAAGGCGCGCATATTTCCACGTGGCAGCGGTGAAATGATGACGCGTGCACCAGTCAAGGTTACATTGGCCGAGGGACCATATCATGTGGCACAGTTTCGTGACACAGATCGTGAATATGATCTCACCAAAGAGTCGGATCTGGCGGATCTGAGGCGTGAGGTGGAGTTCCGCATGCGTGCCTCTGTAAGAGGTGGCAAGACCGTGAGCAATGAAGTCATATCCATGACCGTTAAGGGACCTGGATTACAGCGCATGGTCTTGGTGGACTTGCCCGGCATTATATCG aCAATGACAGTCGACATGGCATCAGATACGAAGGATTCTATTCACCAAATGACTAAACATTATATGAGCAATCCAAATGCAATTATACTATGCATACAGGATGGTTCTGTTGATGCGGAACGCAGCAATGTCACGGATCTGGTCATGCAATGCGATCCACTGGGACGGCGCACCATATTTGTGTTGACCAAAGTGGATTTGGCAGAGGAACTGGCAGACCCAGATCGCATTAGAAAGATATTGTCAGGCAAACTGTTTCCGATGAAAGCATTGGGTTACTATGCAGTAGTAACAGGTCGTGGACGCAAGGACGATAGCATAGAGTCTATAAGGCAGTATGAAGAGGACTTTTTCAAGAACTCTAAATTGTTTCA TCGACGTGGCGTTATAATGCCGCATCAGGTAACGAGCCGTAATCTTAGCTTGGCTGTGTCGGATCGTTTCTGGAAAATGGTGCGGGAAACTATAGAGCAGCAAGCAGATGCATTTAAGGCCACCAGATTTAATCTGGAAACCGAATGGAAAAACAATTTCCCCAG acTGCGTGAATCTGGTCGGGATGAGCTATTCGATAAGGCTAAAGGCGAAATTCTCGATGAGGTGGTGACGCTCTCACAGATCTCGGCAAAGAAATGGGATGATGCACTCACTGCCAAACTCTGGGAGAAACTATCCAATTATGTATTCGAAAATATTTATCTACCCGCTGCACAGTCAGGTTCTCAAA ATTCCTTTAATACCATGGTGGACATAAAGCTGCGACAGTGGGCGGAGCAGGCATTGCCCGCCAAATCAGTTGAGGCTGGCTGGGAGGCGCTGCAGCAAGAGTTTAAATCGCTGATGGAGCGTGCTAAGAAATCGCACGATCACGATGGACTCTTCGATCAGCTCAAGGCGGCTGTGGTGGATGATGCCATACGACGACACAGCTGGGAGGACAAGGCCATCGATATGCTGCGTGTTATACAATTGAATACATTAGAAGATCGCTTTGTGCACGACAAAGGCGAATGGGATCTGGCGGTGAAGTTCTTGGAAAACTCTGTCACcgccaagctgcagcaaacgGATGAGACACTGGGACAAATGTTTGGACCTGGCCCGTGGGCGCGTTTCGCACACTGGCAGTACTTAACGCCCGATCAGCAAAAGCGACGCAGCGTTAAGAACGAACTTGACAAAATACTCAAGACGGATGTG aAACATTTGCCGACGCTAAGCTACGATGAATTGACAACGGTGCGCAAAAATCTGCAGCGAGATAATGTGGATGTCGATACGGATTATATACGGCAAACTTGGTTCCCTGTTTACAGAAA acACTTTTtgcagcagtcgctgcagcGTGCGAGAGACTGCCGCAAGGCTTATTATCTGTACACGCAACAGGGCACAGAGTGTGAGGTCTCCTGCAGCGATGTGGTGCTCTTCTGGCGCATACAGCAGGTCATTAAAGTCACTGGCAATGCGCTGCGGCAGCAGGTTATAAATCGCGAGGCGCGTCGCCTGGACAAGGAGATCAAAGCTGTGCTCGATGAGTTTGGCGATGATGAGGAGAAGAAGGCGCATCTACTTACGGGCAAGCGTGTGCTGCTGGCCGAGGAGCTAA tcAAAGTGCGAATGATACAGGAGAAGCTTGAAGAGTTTATCAATTCGTTAAATCAAGAAAAATAG
- the LOC108597510 gene encoding dynamin-like 120 kDa protein, mitochondrial isoform X5, whose product MLRIYQNTYRRTARKAVVYSTKVACCNHSTLCNITGQAHSKRHGAGAHWQQHNNQRHEEFLLGGNQARGWTIPPHSRGYGMLVVRILRGALKLRYIVLGGAIGGGVSLSKKYEDWKDGLPDLKWLEDALPQGERWSQFSKNLIEVGGLVKNAIDIAKEDIKAKTTVAALGISADESRKKYDKLQNQVETLQTEIMNVQIKYQKELEKMEKENRELRSQYLILKTNKKTTLKRIKKSLIDMYSEVLDELSGYDTGYTMADHLPRVVVVGDQSSGKTSVLESIAKARIFPRGSGEMMTRAPVKVTLAEGPYHVAQFRDTDREYDLTKESDLADLRREVEFRMRASVRGGKTVSNEVISMTVKGPGLQRMVLVDLPGIISTMTVDMASDTKDSIHQMTKHYMSNPNAIILCIQDGSVDAERSNVTDLVMQCDPLGRRTIFVLTKVDLAEELADPDRIRKILSGKLFPMKALGYYAVVTGRGRKDDSIESIRQYEEDFFKNSKLFHRRGVIMPHQVTSRNLSLAVSDRFWKMVRETIEQQADAFKATRFNLETEWKNNFPRLRESGRDELFDKAKGEILDEVVTLSQISAKKWDDALTAKLWEKLSNYVFENIYLPAAQSDSFNTMVDIKLRQWAEQALPAKSVEAGWEALQQEFKSLMERAKKSHDHDGLFDQLKAAVVDDAIRRHSWEDKAIDMLRVIQLNTLEDRFVHDKGEWDLAVKFLENSVTAKLQQTDETLGQMFGPGPWARFAHWQYLTPDQQKRRSVKNELDKILKTDVKHLPTLSYDELTTVRKNLQRDNVDVDTDYIRQTWFPVYRKHFLQQSLQRARDCRKAYYLYTQQGTECEVSCSDVVLFWRIQQVIKVTGNALRQQVINREARRLDKEIKAVLDEFGDDEEKKAHLLTGKRVLLAEELIKVRMIQEKLEEFINSLNQEK is encoded by the exons ATGCTGCGCATCTATCAAAACACATACCG GCGAACGGCTAGAAAAGCTGTTGTTTACTCCACAAAAGTTGCCTGCTGCAATCATTCCACGCTATGCAACATCACCGGCCAAGCACATTCAAAGCGCCATGGCGCAGGAGCACATTGGCAACAACATAACAATCAACGTCACGAAGAGTTTCTACTGGGTGGCAACCAGGCGAGAGGCTGGACAATACCGCCGCACTCGCGTGGTTACGGCATGCTAGTTGTGCGTATTCTAAGAGGGGCCTTGAAACTGCGTTACATTGTGCTGGGCGGTGCCATTGGTGGTGGTGTCTCATTGAGCAAA AAATATGAGGATTGGAAGGATGGTTTGCCGGATCTTAAGTGGCTAGAGGATGCATTGCCGCAGGGTGAAAGGTGGAGTCAGTTTTCAAAGAATCTCATTGAGGTGGGCGGCCTGGTGAAGAATGCAATTGACATAG CCAAGGAAGATATCAAGGCGAAGACAACTGTGGCAGCGCTGGGAATCTCTGCAGACGAAAGCCGTAAAAAATATG ATAAGCTGCAGAACCAAGTGGAAACGCTGCAGACTGAAATCATGAATGTGCAAATCAAATACCAAAAAGAACTTGAAAAAATGGAGAAGGAAAATCGTGAGCTACGTTCGCAATATCTTATATTGAAGACCAATAAGAAGACGACGCTGAAGCGCATTAAGAAATCCTTAATTGATATGTACTCGGAAGTGCTGGATGAGCTATCTGGCTATGATACGGGCTACACCATGGCTGATCATTTAccgcgtgttgttgttgtgggcgaTCAGAGCAGCGGCAAGACCTCGGTGCTGGAATCCATAGCTAAGGCGCGCATATTTCCACGTGGCAGCGGTGAAATGATGACGCGTGCACCAGTCAAGGTTACATTGGCCGAGGGACCATATCATGTGGCACAGTTTCGTGACACAGATCGTGAATATGATCTCACCAAAGAGTCGGATCTGGCGGATCTGAGGCGTGAGGTGGAGTTCCGCATGCGTGCCTCTGTAAGAGGTGGCAAGACCGTGAGCAATGAAGTCATATCCATGACCGTTAAGGGACCTGGATTACAGCGCATGGTCTTGGTGGACTTGCCCGGCATTATATCG aCAATGACAGTCGACATGGCATCAGATACGAAGGATTCTATTCACCAAATGACTAAACATTATATGAGCAATCCAAATGCAATTATACTATGCATACAGGATGGTTCTGTTGATGCGGAACGCAGCAATGTCACGGATCTGGTCATGCAATGCGATCCACTGGGACGGCGCACCATATTTGTGTTGACCAAAGTGGATTTGGCAGAGGAACTGGCAGACCCAGATCGCATTAGAAAGATATTGTCAGGCAAACTGTTTCCGATGAAAGCATTGGGTTACTATGCAGTAGTAACAGGTCGTGGACGCAAGGACGATAGCATAGAGTCTATAAGGCAGTATGAAGAGGACTTTTTCAAGAACTCTAAATTGTTTCA TCGACGTGGCGTTATAATGCCGCATCAGGTAACGAGCCGTAATCTTAGCTTGGCTGTGTCGGATCGTTTCTGGAAAATGGTGCGGGAAACTATAGAGCAGCAAGCAGATGCATTTAAGGCCACCAGATTTAATCTGGAAACCGAATGGAAAAACAATTTCCCCAG acTGCGTGAATCTGGTCGGGATGAGCTATTCGATAAGGCTAAAGGCGAAATTCTCGATGAGGTGGTGACGCTCTCACAGATCTCGGCAAAGAAATGGGATGATGCACTCACTGCCAAACTCTGGGAGAAACTATCCAATTATGTATTCGAAAATATTTATCTACCCGCTGCACAGTCAG ATTCCTTTAATACCATGGTGGACATAAAGCTGCGACAGTGGGCGGAGCAGGCATTGCCCGCCAAATCAGTTGAGGCTGGCTGGGAGGCGCTGCAGCAAGAGTTTAAATCGCTGATGGAGCGTGCTAAGAAATCGCACGATCACGATGGACTCTTCGATCAGCTCAAGGCGGCTGTGGTGGATGATGCCATACGACGACACAGCTGGGAGGACAAGGCCATCGATATGCTGCGTGTTATACAATTGAATACATTAGAAGATCGCTTTGTGCACGACAAAGGCGAATGGGATCTGGCGGTGAAGTTCTTGGAAAACTCTGTCACcgccaagctgcagcaaacgGATGAGACACTGGGACAAATGTTTGGACCTGGCCCGTGGGCGCGTTTCGCACACTGGCAGTACTTAACGCCCGATCAGCAAAAGCGACGCAGCGTTAAGAACGAACTTGACAAAATACTCAAGACGGATGTG aAACATTTGCCGACGCTAAGCTACGATGAATTGACAACGGTGCGCAAAAATCTGCAGCGAGATAATGTGGATGTCGATACGGATTATATACGGCAAACTTGGTTCCCTGTTTACAGAAA acACTTTTtgcagcagtcgctgcagcGTGCGAGAGACTGCCGCAAGGCTTATTATCTGTACACGCAACAGGGCACAGAGTGTGAGGTCTCCTGCAGCGATGTGGTGCTCTTCTGGCGCATACAGCAGGTCATTAAAGTCACTGGCAATGCGCTGCGGCAGCAGGTTATAAATCGCGAGGCGCGTCGCCTGGACAAGGAGATCAAAGCTGTGCTCGATGAGTTTGGCGATGATGAGGAGAAGAAGGCGCATCTACTTACGGGCAAGCGTGTGCTGCTGGCCGAGGAGCTAA tcAAAGTGCGAATGATACAGGAGAAGCTTGAAGAGTTTATCAATTCGTTAAATCAAGAAAAATAG
- the LOC108597510 gene encoding dynamin-like 120 kDa protein, mitochondrial isoform X4: MLRIYQNTYRRTARKAVVYSTKVACCNHSTLCNITGQAHSKRHGAGAHWQQHNNQRHEEFLLGGNQARGWTIPPHSRGYGMLVVRILRGALKLRYIVLGGAIGGGVSLSKKYEDWKDGLPDLKWLEDALPQGERWSQFSKNLIEVGGLVKNAIDIAKEDIKAKTTVAALGISADESRKKYDKLQNQVETLQTEIMNVQIKYQKELEKMEKENRELRSQYLILKTNKKTTLKRIKKSLIDMYSEVLDELSGYDTGYTMADHLPRVVVVGDQSSGKTSVLESIAKARIFPRGSGEMMTRAPVKVTLAEGPYHVAQFRDTDREYDLTKESDLADLRREVEFRMRASVRGGKTVSNEVISMTVKGPGLQRMVLVDLPGIISTMTVDMASDTKDSIHQMTKHYMSNPNAIILCIQDGSVDAERSNVTDLVMQCDPLGRRTIFVLTKVDLAEELADPDRIRKILSGKLFPMKALGYYAVVTGRGRKDDSIESIRQYEEDFFKNSKLFHRRGVIMPHQVTSRNLSLAVSDRFWKMVRETIEQQADAFKATRFNLETEWKNNFPRLRESGRDELFDKAKGEILDEVVTLSQISAKKWDDALTAKLWEKLSNYVFENIYLPAAQSGSQNSFNTMVDIKLRQWAEQALPAKSVEAGWEALQQEFKSLMERAKKSHDHDGLFDQLKAAVVDDAIRRHSWEDKAIDMLRVIQLNTLEDRFVHDKGEWDLAVKFLENSVTAKLQQTDETLGQMFGPGPWARFAHWQYLTPDQQKRRSVKNELDKILKTDVKHLPTLSYDELTTVRKNLQRDNVDVDTDYIRQTWFPVYRKHFLQQSLQRARDCRKAYYLYTQQGTECEVSCSDVVLFWRIQQVIKVTGNALRQQVINREARRLDKEIKAVLDEFGDDEEKKAHLLTGKRVLLAEELIKVRMIQEKLEEFINSLNQEK, encoded by the exons ATGCTGCGCATCTATCAAAACACATACCG GCGAACGGCTAGAAAAGCTGTTGTTTACTCCACAAAAGTTGCCTGCTGCAATCATTCCACGCTATGCAACATCACCGGCCAAGCACATTCAAAGCGCCATGGCGCAGGAGCACATTGGCAACAACATAACAATCAACGTCACGAAGAGTTTCTACTGGGTGGCAACCAGGCGAGAGGCTGGACAATACCGCCGCACTCGCGTGGTTACGGCATGCTAGTTGTGCGTATTCTAAGAGGGGCCTTGAAACTGCGTTACATTGTGCTGGGCGGTGCCATTGGTGGTGGTGTCTCATTGAGCAAA AAATATGAGGATTGGAAGGATGGTTTGCCGGATCTTAAGTGGCTAGAGGATGCATTGCCGCAGGGTGAAAGGTGGAGTCAGTTTTCAAAGAATCTCATTGAGGTGGGCGGCCTGGTGAAGAATGCAATTGACATAG CCAAGGAAGATATCAAGGCGAAGACAACTGTGGCAGCGCTGGGAATCTCTGCAGACGAAAGCCGTAAAAAATATG ATAAGCTGCAGAACCAAGTGGAAACGCTGCAGACTGAAATCATGAATGTGCAAATCAAATACCAAAAAGAACTTGAAAAAATGGAGAAGGAAAATCGTGAGCTACGTTCGCAATATCTTATATTGAAGACCAATAAGAAGACGACGCTGAAGCGCATTAAGAAATCCTTAATTGATATGTACTCGGAAGTGCTGGATGAGCTATCTGGCTATGATACGGGCTACACCATGGCTGATCATTTAccgcgtgttgttgttgtgggcgaTCAGAGCAGCGGCAAGACCTCGGTGCTGGAATCCATAGCTAAGGCGCGCATATTTCCACGTGGCAGCGGTGAAATGATGACGCGTGCACCAGTCAAGGTTACATTGGCCGAGGGACCATATCATGTGGCACAGTTTCGTGACACAGATCGTGAATATGATCTCACCAAAGAGTCGGATCTGGCGGATCTGAGGCGTGAGGTGGAGTTCCGCATGCGTGCCTCTGTAAGAGGTGGCAAGACCGTGAGCAATGAAGTCATATCCATGACCGTTAAGGGACCTGGATTACAGCGCATGGTCTTGGTGGACTTGCCCGGCATTATATCG aCAATGACAGTCGACATGGCATCAGATACGAAGGATTCTATTCACCAAATGACTAAACATTATATGAGCAATCCAAATGCAATTATACTATGCATACAGGATGGTTCTGTTGATGCGGAACGCAGCAATGTCACGGATCTGGTCATGCAATGCGATCCACTGGGACGGCGCACCATATTTGTGTTGACCAAAGTGGATTTGGCAGAGGAACTGGCAGACCCAGATCGCATTAGAAAGATATTGTCAGGCAAACTGTTTCCGATGAAAGCATTGGGTTACTATGCAGTAGTAACAGGTCGTGGACGCAAGGACGATAGCATAGAGTCTATAAGGCAGTATGAAGAGGACTTTTTCAAGAACTCTAAATTGTTTCA TCGACGTGGCGTTATAATGCCGCATCAGGTAACGAGCCGTAATCTTAGCTTGGCTGTGTCGGATCGTTTCTGGAAAATGGTGCGGGAAACTATAGAGCAGCAAGCAGATGCATTTAAGGCCACCAGATTTAATCTGGAAACCGAATGGAAAAACAATTTCCCCAG acTGCGTGAATCTGGTCGGGATGAGCTATTCGATAAGGCTAAAGGCGAAATTCTCGATGAGGTGGTGACGCTCTCACAGATCTCGGCAAAGAAATGGGATGATGCACTCACTGCCAAACTCTGGGAGAAACTATCCAATTATGTATTCGAAAATATTTATCTACCCGCTGCACAGTCAGGTTCTCAAA ATTCCTTTAATACCATGGTGGACATAAAGCTGCGACAGTGGGCGGAGCAGGCATTGCCCGCCAAATCAGTTGAGGCTGGCTGGGAGGCGCTGCAGCAAGAGTTTAAATCGCTGATGGAGCGTGCTAAGAAATCGCACGATCACGATGGACTCTTCGATCAGCTCAAGGCGGCTGTGGTGGATGATGCCATACGACGACACAGCTGGGAGGACAAGGCCATCGATATGCTGCGTGTTATACAATTGAATACATTAGAAGATCGCTTTGTGCACGACAAAGGCGAATGGGATCTGGCGGTGAAGTTCTTGGAAAACTCTGTCACcgccaagctgcagcaaacgGATGAGACACTGGGACAAATGTTTGGACCTGGCCCGTGGGCGCGTTTCGCACACTGGCAGTACTTAACGCCCGATCAGCAAAAGCGACGCAGCGTTAAGAACGAACTTGACAAAATACTCAAGACGGATGTG aAACATTTGCCGACGCTAAGCTACGATGAATTGACAACGGTGCGCAAAAATCTGCAGCGAGATAATGTGGATGTCGATACGGATTATATACGGCAAACTTGGTTCCCTGTTTACAGAAA acACTTTTtgcagcagtcgctgcagcGTGCGAGAGACTGCCGCAAGGCTTATTATCTGTACACGCAACAGGGCACAGAGTGTGAGGTCTCCTGCAGCGATGTGGTGCTCTTCTGGCGCATACAGCAGGTCATTAAAGTCACTGGCAATGCGCTGCGGCAGCAGGTTATAAATCGCGAGGCGCGTCGCCTGGACAAGGAGATCAAAGCTGTGCTCGATGAGTTTGGCGATGATGAGGAGAAGAAGGCGCATCTACTTACGGGCAAGCGTGTGCTGCTGGCCGAGGAGCTAA tcAAAGTGCGAATGATACAGGAGAAGCTTGAAGAGTTTATCAATTCGTTAAATCAAGAAAAATAG